One window from the genome of Hydra vulgaris chromosome 02, alternate assembly HydraT2T_AEP encodes:
- the LOC136075843 gene encoding uncharacterized protein LOC136075843, which yields MNKEMTELKNLFYDNMMVLANQQDTQHLNEEIIKLNQIVEENSTKFLTLKKSIQQPQVKQHLFKDKHIIKLDQMNLRLLSDEAYYSQPVYSPEGYYYRIKIYTRSTNVNNVAIFFQLIRNDLDDVLKWPFAKKITFTLRNNDKFFAHTIAPENYIQCLNASSFDKPTEE from the coding sequence ATGAACAAAGAAATGACAGAATTAAAAAATCTCTTCTATGACAACATGATGGTTTTAGCAAATCAACAAGATACACAACATCTAAATGAAGAAATCATAAAACTCAATCAAATCGTAGAAGAAAACAGCACAAAAttcttaacattaaaaaaatcaattcaacaACCACAAGTAAAACAACACCTCTTTAAAGACAAACATATCATCAAACTCGATCAAATGAATCTAAGACTACTATCAGATGAAGCTTATTATTCTCAACCTGTTTACTCACCAGAAGGGTATTATTAtcgaataaaaatatatactcgAAGCACAAATGTAAACAATGTAGCCATTTTCTTCCAACTCATTCGAAACGACCTCgatgatgttttaaaatggccctttgccaaaaaaataacttttactcttagaaataatgataaattttttgctcATACTATTGCACCTGAAAATTATATTCAATGTTTAAACGCAAGTTCTTTTGATAAACCTACCGAAGAATAA